From a region of the Streptomyces sp. NBC_00193 genome:
- a CDS encoding TetR/AcrR family transcriptional regulator: MANEAEDDGTGLPASLAMAWGLRERPGKGPRPTLTLQRIVDAAVALAAAEGMDAVSMGRVAKELGVSTMSLYRYVTAKEELYILMADAGVGTPPAPSGASDWRELLSQWAYAQRAVLMANSWIVRIPLTGAPVSPNQLAWMERGLAAMAGTALREGEKVSAIILIGGLVRNEATMVADMMDAIVKSGVAPDQVLGRYVRTLRLMTGPDTHPAVTRLLESDAFSGADEPDFQFRFGLDRILDGLAALISERSTP; this comes from the coding sequence ATGGCGAACGAAGCGGAAGACGACGGCACCGGGCTCCCGGCGAGCCTGGCGATGGCCTGGGGCCTGCGCGAACGCCCCGGCAAGGGCCCGCGCCCCACCCTCACCCTGCAGCGGATCGTCGACGCGGCGGTGGCGCTGGCCGCTGCGGAGGGCATGGACGCCGTCTCCATGGGCCGGGTCGCCAAGGAGCTGGGCGTCTCGACGATGTCCCTCTACCGGTACGTCACGGCGAAGGAAGAGCTCTACATCCTGATGGCCGACGCGGGTGTCGGCACCCCGCCCGCTCCCTCCGGTGCTTCGGACTGGCGGGAGCTGCTGTCGCAGTGGGCGTACGCGCAGCGGGCCGTCCTGATGGCGAACTCCTGGATCGTGCGCATCCCGCTCACCGGCGCACCGGTCAGCCCGAACCAGCTCGCCTGGATGGAACGCGGGCTCGCGGCGATGGCCGGCACCGCCCTGAGGGAGGGCGAGAAGGTCTCGGCGATCATCCTCATCGGCGGCCTCGTGCGGAACGAGGCGACGATGGTCGCGGACATGATGGACGCCATCGTGAAGTCAGGCGTCGCACCGGACCAGGTACTGGGCCGCTACGTACGCACCCTGCGGCTGATGACCGGCCCGGACACCCACCCGGCGGTGACGCGCCTGCTGGAGTCCGACGCGTTCTCGGGCGCGGACGAGCCGGACTTCCAGTTCCGCTTCGGCCTGGACCGCATCCTGGACGGCCTGGCCGCGCTGATCAGCGAGCGGTCCACTCCGTGA
- a CDS encoding ABC transporter ATP-binding protein encodes MDDFGIHATALTKSYGALRVLDGIGLAVPRGSVLALLGPNGAGKTTTVRILATLTEPDSGTARVAGHDTASERTLVRRSISLTGQFAAVDDLQTGAEMLRMVGRLRGLRPRAARARADELLERFGLAEAAGRTAKSYSGGMRRRLDLAASLVARPEVIFLDEPTAGLDPRSRQELWELVRELRADGTSVLLTTQYLEEADRLADRVAVLSGGRIAAEGTPAELKSRVAGHRLDLTLASRAAYDALAPRAALLAAGEGAAPAQGPAGSAQDLTLTPEELGLSLPTDGSAAHVRSLLDALDPDHTAVDRFSVRGATLDDVFLTLTGAAP; translated from the coding sequence ATGGACGACTTCGGCATCCACGCCACTGCCCTGACCAAGTCCTACGGCGCCCTGCGCGTCCTCGACGGCATCGGCCTCGCCGTCCCGCGCGGCAGCGTCCTCGCCCTCCTCGGCCCCAACGGCGCCGGGAAGACCACCACCGTCCGGATCCTCGCCACCCTCACCGAGCCCGACTCCGGCACCGCCCGGGTCGCGGGCCACGACACCGCGTCCGAGCGGACCCTCGTACGCCGTTCCATCAGCCTCACCGGGCAGTTCGCCGCGGTCGACGACCTCCAGACCGGCGCCGAGATGCTCCGCATGGTGGGCCGGCTCCGCGGACTGCGGCCGCGCGCGGCCCGGGCGCGGGCCGACGAGCTGCTGGAACGCTTCGGACTCGCCGAAGCCGCCGGACGCACGGCGAAGAGCTACTCGGGCGGCATGCGCCGCCGCCTCGACCTCGCCGCGAGCCTGGTCGCCCGGCCCGAGGTGATCTTCCTGGACGAGCCGACCGCCGGGCTCGACCCGCGCAGCCGCCAGGAGCTGTGGGAGCTCGTACGGGAACTGCGCGCCGACGGCACGAGCGTGCTGCTCACCACCCAGTACCTCGAGGAGGCCGACCGGCTCGCCGACCGCGTGGCCGTCCTGTCCGGCGGACGGATCGCCGCCGAAGGCACCCCCGCGGAGCTCAAGTCCCGCGTGGCGGGCCACCGCCTCGACCTGACCCTCGCCAGCCGGGCCGCCTACGACGCCCTGGCCCCGCGGGCGGCTCTGCTCGCGGCGGGCGAAGGCGCCGCTCCGGCGCAGGGGCCCGCCGGGTCCGCGCAGGACCTCACCCTGACCCCGGAGGAGCTCGGCCTCAGCCTGCCCACCGACGGCAGCGCCGCCCACGTCCGGTCCCTGCTCGACGCGCTCGACCCCGACCACACGGCCGTGGACCGCTTCTCGGTCCGCGGCGCCACCCTCGACGACGTGTTCCTCACCCTGACGGGAGCCGCTCCGTGA
- a CDS encoding ABC transporter permease, whose translation MVAARTLAGRSLRISSRQPDALITALMLPVMLMLIFVYFFGGAIDTGTAYVTYVVPGAMLLCAGFGAANTAVGVATDMKEGVIDRFRSLDIGGVPILAGHVAASVLRNLVSTGLVLAVALAIGFRPRASLPGFLAAAALLIAYITAISWLAATLGLLARTPEAAGGFTFLMMFLPYPSSAFVPIDTMPGWLHGFADHQPLTPVIESLRALLLAQPAGDAPWVALAWCAAIGVVSVALAAVLFERRTR comes from the coding sequence ATCGTGGCGGCCCGCACCCTGGCCGGGCGCAGCCTGCGCATCAGCAGCCGCCAACCGGACGCCCTGATCACGGCGTTGATGCTGCCGGTCATGCTGATGCTGATCTTCGTGTACTTCTTCGGCGGAGCCATCGACACCGGGACGGCCTACGTGACCTACGTGGTCCCGGGAGCGATGCTGCTCTGCGCCGGCTTCGGCGCGGCGAACACCGCCGTCGGCGTCGCCACCGACATGAAGGAGGGCGTGATCGACCGCTTCCGGTCCCTGGACATCGGCGGCGTCCCGATCCTGGCCGGGCACGTGGCGGCCTCGGTCCTGCGCAACCTCGTGTCCACGGGCCTGGTCCTGGCCGTCGCCCTCGCCATCGGCTTCCGTCCCCGGGCCTCGCTGCCCGGCTTCCTGGCCGCGGCCGCGCTGCTGATCGCGTACATCACCGCGATCTCGTGGCTGGCCGCGACGCTCGGGCTGCTGGCCAGGACACCGGAGGCGGCGGGCGGCTTCACCTTCCTGATGATGTTCCTGCCGTACCCGTCCAGTGCCTTCGTCCCCATCGACACCATGCCCGGCTGGCTCCACGGCTTCGCCGACCACCAGCCGCTGACCCCGGTGATCGAGTCCCTCCGGGCCCTGCTCCTCGCCCAGCCGGCGGGCGACGCCCCCTGGGTGGCCCTGGCGTGGTGCGCGGCCATCGGCGTGGTGTCCGTGGCCCTGGCGGCCGTCCTCTTCGAACGGCGGACGCGGTAG
- a CDS encoding DUF1876 domain-containing protein produces the protein MTTLVGWHVELEFTEEGHRTSAAALVRLGDGSEIRAHGYAMRHPSDPEQLRVGEEIAGARALMDIASQMLQKAHTEIDAATGRHSYPLTH, from the coding sequence ATGACCACGCTCGTCGGGTGGCATGTGGAGCTCGAATTCACCGAGGAGGGCCACCGAACCAGTGCGGCGGCCCTGGTCAGACTCGGGGACGGCTCCGAGATACGGGCGCACGGCTACGCCATGCGTCACCCCTCCGACCCGGAGCAGTTGAGGGTCGGCGAAGAGATCGCCGGTGCGCGGGCGCTGATGGACATCGCGTCCCAGATGCTGCAGAAGGCGCACACGGAGATCGACGCGGCGACGGGCAGACACTCTTACCCGCTGACGCATTGA